In Aricia agestis chromosome 13, ilAriAges1.1, whole genome shotgun sequence, the genomic window GATTTTTTGATTAGATTAGATTTGAACCAGATACGATTTCAGATATAGCTTGCTCTATGGCACTTataataataggggtgtagaatatttttagaaaatatatttactttacAGATATGTacatttgttacacctaaaatatacataaaaaataaatacactcctatttaaataaaaaaaaacatttattaaatttcgttttaaaaCCCGCTAAAACGCTAAAGTTCATCATGGCGTCGCTATGCCGTCACGGTCCTCCAAACaacaaaaatctttgtatgggtttgacatCGAAATGTCACTGTCACACCAATGTCACACACAATGTTTTGGagattatgacgtcacactcTGTGATGGCTGTTTGCGATCACGTGATATTACGGATTAAATatttaccataatatatttacattttaatagtGTGTGTGTGGGCCTTACGGGAATACAAGagttaatgaaattttgcacagttatagtttataattttatattatggcgaaggagtgcatcgagttaataatattattttgaaattatgcttaacatacattttttaacaaataaaacattacacacacttccacaatgtgcacactaccatatcattttttaattaaaagcctatacatacgaattatacttttttgtttatggttgaggtctgttgtcaaattaaaaccggccatgtgcgtgtcgggccacgagCAATATATtgtatagggttccgtagtaccgagGAGGTGAAGCGTAAGTGGCGAGTGGGCGACATGACGGGACCCTCTGAGTGCAAATGATGCGTTTAAAGTCCAGCGACATCTCTCCTACCTTAAGCCGCTCTGTCAATGTTGCCGCCTCGGCGCACCGTGCGTGCGGTCATTTTGAGGGGCCCAttcaaagagttggcgagtcaccgtCTACCAACATTGATATGTATGTTTCCacgttgtatcggcagacgccatagtccttccatagtTACCCAGTCGACTAGCACCTCACTCCCACAGCCCGGCGTCATTTCTTATATCCATTCTCTGAAATAGTTCTACACTGGCAGGTAGCTCTCCTTGGTCGTACAGCGTACGTatagtgcggacagggagagtcgCTGGCTAGTGTCACATTACATTTAGATTGAAACGTAACGGGCCTCTGTgtgttggcttcggccccaTGGCATGCCTATTGCCTTCCAAAGGTCCAGGATTTAATTATTGCCTGTAAGTAAGGAATGCCtcacataaacataataataataataataaccatttatttcagatCACAAAAAACCCATATTGTTAGTAGAATACAATGGAAATTATGTTAGTACATTACATTCcaattattatagtaaaaaaataaatttattaggAATGTTAAGGCATTGAAACTATTAAAATGAACCTTAATCTCTATCTAACATGCACCCGTAACTCTATCCAATCTTATCAAACCATCAAAATTGTTAGTTGCCCTTAGAATGCTGTATAACTACTTTTGACACGCTGCATCAATGACGCCACTTGTTTCCTTAGCATGGTGTTAAAACCATTTCGCATTTCGGCAAACATTTCTGAGGCACTATAGTACCTCGGTAGTCCTAACAgcattttaaagatattatgtaCTGAACACGAAAAGCATTTAGCTGGATGTAGCTCGCCCATAGATTGCATGAGTAAAAGGACTGACAGTAATctttaaataaagtcactttCACTTCTGCTGTAGAGCACCTTGCAAATCTACGAGCTAACATGTTCCCAGTTCCCACGTACGGCCAACGCCCTTCGCTCCCTCTCAATGTCTACTTCGTCAGCAAGCGTGTCGATTACCCAGTGACCCAGGTAATTGAATTTATTGGCTCTAGCAAGTGGAACTTCATTAAGAAACCCAGGTGGTATAGTGCTAACTTTGTGTTCACGGGgttgaaaaacaaaaacttCACTTCTCTTAGAGTTATATCTGAGTCCTTGGGCCTCGGCATACGCTTGACACTTGCCTAGCAGTTGTCTAAGGCCACTGATCGAGGGACTGAGCAACAGCATATGTCATCAGCATAACTAATGTTGTTCAGCATTACTCCGCCAATGGAACAATCGATATTAGTGCTGCTCAGCTCCTCGTTCTGCTTATTTATGTAAAGGTTGAACAGACGAGGAGATGTTAATCCACCTTGTCGAACTCCACACCTTAATTTATACTCGCTAGAGAGAGCCCCAGACTACTTTACAACATTCGCTTGGTTCTTGTACCagtaatcaaaatatttactatCTCAATTGGAAGATCCGTCTCATCCAGCAACAAACTGGAGTGCTGCTATCAGTATAGTATTTGACAGTCTGCTTGAGTGACAAAATTGCCGTTTCTGTAGATAGCCCTGCTGTAAAGCCAAACTGGGCATCGTGTAACTTAAGATGCTTGTCTAGAAATTGATCAAGGGGACTATCTAGGATCTTTGCTATTGTTGTTGCTAGCGATATGGGCCTATAATTTGCTTTACTGCAGGAATCTCCAGTTTTATTTTTGATTACTGGTACAACAATCGTCTTCATACAATCACCAGGCAAATACGTGTGCCTAATGCATAGGGTGTAAAACAAAGATAGAACCCTTGGCAAATGTGAACCTGCGTGTCTCAGATGCTCGATGCTAATACCATCATGACCTGGAGATTTAACCTTTGTCATAGCGCGTATCGTGTTAGACACTTCTTTCGCAGTAAAGCAGTAAAGGATGAGTAGTTGTCCGGCTGGGCAAGTGGTTATTAGACTCGAGCGGCCGAGGTACACAGTTTGGCATGGATAAGGGTTCTATCAATTAGTTCGccctaaataatataatggcAATTCCAGCTGCCTGCCTTCTACATTGAGTGGGATGCACATAGTAGgagtaacatattatatattatgcacTATAGTAGGACTAACACAATGGAAAATCCATTTTCATATATTTAGAAGATAGAAGATATACCAACATCCTGTAGCATAAGTGAGGTTTAGATAATATTGTAACGCTATATCAAACGTTAATGTTTGAATCGAGTCCGTGCTAAATGGTCGtcaacataaaaagtaaaaatgaaAGTGCAAAACGTACGAGTGAATTATTTTCAGGAAATATGCGAAACTTACAaactgttaaattattttttgagaaTATTTTCGCTTAATTGCACTCTCACAACAGGAGGCGTTCCATTTTTGCACGCTATAAGAATGGCTATACTACTCGTTATCATCGGGAGTTACAATTTATTTACTCTCATTTACAAATCTCTCTACGTTGTAAATGTTGAAATCCATATTGCTCGTTCTATTCAATATATGGATGCTGTGCAAAGTGTATACGACCTATTCCAATATTCTGTGGACATGTGGTACGTTTACAAGTATGGCGCCGATATCTACCGGGAATACATCAACCGGTACTGCTACATGGACGGTCTGTTGGGCATGAAGTACTACTCAGATATTAAGAGCTCGTCAGCGAAGTTTCTGGGTTTCATTGTTACCCTATGGTTTATCACGAGCCTCTACGATTATCTGGTATGGGCCTTTAGCTTCGGACCTATCATACCAATTTTGTACTCAGGAGCATACATTCACATGCTAATTAAATCGTTGacaagtatatttttatcattgaACATCATGCACATTGAGTCGCGACTGCGCACTGTCGGGGACCAAGTACAAACGTTGTACTCAAATGCTGAAAATCTTCTTCCAATGACCCAAGAAGTCTTAAGTTCTACGTGGTTCTGCCCATATTCAAAAAAATCTGTTAACACAGTCATAGAGTTTGTAAATGCaaagaaaaatgttaaattattcaGGTGTTACTACTTGTTGTTGTCAGAGCAATTAAAGTTTATAAATAGAATGTTTGGAATGCGGGtaggtttatttttttttaatatttgtaaaaCATCTTGAAGTCGAAAAGTTCTTCCACGGCTTATTAAGTTTTTagtcaaatattatttatttcagataCTACTCAATACTTTAAGTTTGCTTATTGATATGGTTCACTCGATAAATCTTGCGGTGAAGGTTATAATCGGATCACAggtaaataattaaagaaatatcTACTTACCTCGCTACTTacgtaaaaaaaactagaaaaaaGACGTTGCACAAAAGAATCTTGTCCAAATTTCGAAGGCTATCAGGCGTCCAGCACTCCAGCCCCTAGATTCGTAGATTGTTGGTAATTATTCTGCTCCTAAAGTTCTTGTATGTTTTTCAGGAAGCGGCAGTAAAATTTTGTCCTGCAATAGGATCTTTGGTCCGATTGCTAATGTGTGCTGTTTTGTTGATATCCATCGTGTGGCGCAGTGAGAAGGCTTACGAGCAGAGAAGTAGGCTAATGTGTCTTATTGACAACCTCCTTGTCAATAAAAAGATTGGTATGTTACTGAATTTTTGACTCCTTTTTTAGGCCAGCCATTAAAGCCAAAACCCGAAAGAAATTAGTaacttgataaaattttaggggGTTGGTAAAGAAGGTAAAATAACTTACCGTGTGATTTTGCAGCGTTCTGGGGTGTACGGAAAGGGTTGAAAAGGGGTGAAAAAGGTTTTTTGTCAATAACATTGCGTAAAAAATTAGTAACAGTAGTTGTTTTTACCGTTTTCTAACGTATATCAAATTTACAGCAATTTGCAACAAAATGAACATTGttcattattaaaaaacaatgaaattCGTTAATAACAAgggtaaaaaaaattagtaacacgctgcaaatttataattaagttgTTCTTACCGTTTTGTAAAGTGTATTAATTTTTCCGCTTTTTGCAACGAACGGAACATTGTTAATTACTATATGAACAAAAATCGGGGGCGGGACGCTGACCATCTAACGGTCCAGGTATAATCCCGAAAAAGCATGACAGTAGAAAGGGAAAACTTTGGAACAAAACTGTAATTGAGAATTTTCTTcaagaaaatatgaaaatagtaAATTATGAAAAACTTTATCCacgaaatattatttacatattttattaaatgttccGTAGTATTATTACTGTAAGATATTAATTATGCAAAGTTGAAAAATGTTTCTGATACATGCTGACAGCATTTTCTTTGCATTGCAACTCTTCACTTACTTTTTTACCATCAATACTAAATGAAATATTTGTTCATATAGTAATAAACAATGTTCCGTATGTCGCAAAACGCTgcaaaattaaaacttacacTTTACAAAAGGGTAAGAACAACttaattctaaatttatatCGAGTTACTAAATTTTTTTACCCCTGTTAgtaacaaattttattgttttttaataggTAATAAACAATGTTCCGTATGTTGCAAAACGCTGCAAATATATTACACGTTAGAAAACGGTAAGAACAACCTAATTCCAAATTTGCAGcgtgttactaattttttttacccctgttattaacaaattttattgttttttaataataaacaatgttcCGTGTATTGCAAAACGCTGCAAATTTAATACACGTTACAAAACGGGAAAAACACGCTAACTCCAAATTTGCAGCGTGTTACTCATTTTTTACGCAATGTTACTaacaaaaaacctttttcaCCCCTTTTCAACCCTTTCCGTACACCCCAGAACGCTGCAAAACCACAAGGTAAGTTATTTTACCTTCTTTAAAAACcccctaaaattttatcaagttACTAATTTCTTTCGGGGTTTGGCTTTAATGACTGGCCtatttatcaatattatagAAACGCTAAAGTTGTTTACAGATTTAACCAATTCTATATTTGATTAAATGAGAAAGGATAAAGAATACTGAATAACTTGTCCGCCATCTTGGGTAGGCCGCCATATTGAATTTGTAATGACTTTTATTAGCTAGTCATGTATTGTAATCAGAACTCAGagcgtgtgcaaaatttcatcctaaATCCTAATCGAAGACCGGGAAGTGGGTCAAATTAAGATAAAAACATTCTTTATTGCTACGTCGTTAACATGGTAGTGAAAAATATGCCATCATATAATTGTAAtcacttgtttttttttgcagATGAAAGTATAGTAGAGGACATCAAGGATTTTCACTCCCTGATACAAGCCCGCCCGATCTCGTTCAGTATGGCTGACTTTGTCCGAATTGATAATTCTTTTCTTGTTTCCATTGTGTCTGCTGTTGTTACGTACTCTATAATATTGTCACAAAGTGTCAATTAAGCTAAGTATATTTGACACTTTTGAAACACACTATTGAAAAACCACTTCAcatgacactagatgacgcccgcaactccgttgcataacaattcgttaatcgcgcgggaaccgtaaattttttagTGTAGGTAAAAAGCATCTCTGTTTTTCATGTCAAGCAAGAAATAAAaggcatttttattttattttatttatttaaaaatcatcctatcccctttcccggaactcatagtatctccatacctttcagcaattTGGTTTATCTTAGATCCAACTATCTATCTTAAATGTTACAGACAGATCTAAGAGTGAGTTGCGCCAGAGGCGTGGTTACAGTTAcagatggtcaaagttatggttatagttaaggctaacttaactttaaccttaactttgaccacagaatttgacagatgtctgttgcatTTATTATAGCTACAGTTAATGggattgagagtataaaaaatttaaccatccgtaaaaatcgacaggaaaaatatttgttataacaaCACTTTGAGCCAtggtaaattttcacgaaaaaatttCGATATAAGTGTtaaggttatcgttaaatatggcgttaaAGATTTggcattttgcactgtagttatagaagttacaattatagttaaagtaagttggacGTTTATCTTAgatctgtctgttatctcaGACAGACCAGCAGACGACAAATTTTCGCATTAttaatagtattagtatggatatgaaaGTACGGACATCTTGATTCCAAACGTGTTTCACCTATTTTTTACTTAGCGTTGTTTCAAAGAAAGTCAATAAACTGAAGCAACCTAAATAAAACAAGTATTTTTCCGCCTTTTTAACTGGCCACTGGCGTTGGTGGTcattttttcatacctacttactaataattagtttaaaaaactaaaaacacgcTTTCAGCACGCACTATTTTTGGCACGCGGATTGGCTatccgccatcttggatgtCCGCTATATTGGATTTAAGTCACGAGACTATTTTTTTCGTATTCCTGACAGaaaaccctttcatttgatacccatattatcATGGTGGTGCATTTCAAATAGCCTGTCTGCCATCTTGAGgaggccgccatattggatttataATGACGTTTCTTA contains:
- the LOC121733320 gene encoding uncharacterized protein LOC121733320: MWYVYKYGADIYREYINRYCYMDGLLGMKYYSDIKSSCYYLLLSEQLKFINRMFGMRILLNTLSLLIDMVHSINLAVKVIIGSQEAAVKFCPAIGSLVRLLMCAVLLISIVWRSEKAYEQRSRLMCLIDNLLVNKKIDESIVEDIKDFHSLIQARPISFSMADFVRIDNSFLVSIVSAVVTYSIILSQSVN